The proteins below are encoded in one region of Belonocnema kinseyi isolate 2016_QV_RU_SX_M_011 chromosome 1, B_treatae_v1, whole genome shotgun sequence:
- the LOC117181544 gene encoding putative phospholipase B-like lamina ancestor, with product MLKVVGASWLQTRISTYLLVTVAVLGIGAIIFGEFGHVEYDGTYSATAFWKRNVHQIDFWGQGNDLTTIPLGAARAYYKTGISETGWSIIEIETSPDYPDEVQAYAAGLLEGSLTWQLIHHQWHNTVRAACAPRAALCKKMRKYLRENTEKALENAQLLQKEDPYWHMVNLFYHQLKGLEAGWRFAVRRSRQSVDIESDDFLWLAMASDLPDLERANNGSKNLAGSHGMIFLKALHREHFEPLIAMAHNTGAPYNRMLRLLKRYNFGYHVSPKKNANLVPGRTIVMSSYPGVLSSQDESYEISENNREMIVAGTPLTINNRSLWNRLSSKEHVMSPATIMAANRLSTNGGDWSNIMAHKNSGTANRQWVTLEPRTNSVRLFEQIPGVTESVDYSKQFLEKGFLVCTGVPILQGIKDSANFELEDAITRSVQAEKLQENIKTVEGVRRLMRGCRHKDESTTHEKENSNLHSNLDQQQTFAYRGDLEKSPRPVGVIDTKIFLSDFEGFETIEATSGPACSKTAGSFDWSNSFPNISHIGQPAIFKFDSVTPVWVWV from the exons ATGCTGAAGGTGGTAGGCGCCTCGTGGCTGCAGACTCGCATTTCCACCTACCTACTCGTCACCGTTGCCGTCCTCGGCATCGGAGCCATCATTTTTGGCGAGTTTGGACA tgTTGAATACGATGGAACGTACTCGGCAACCGCCTTCTGGAAACGTAACGTACACCAAATTGACTTCTGGGGACAAGGAAACGATTTGACAACTATACCTTTGGGTGCTGCACGTGCTTATTACAAAACGGGAATTTCGGAGACAGG atGGTCCATCATAGAGATAGAAACCTCGCCAGATTATCCGGACGAGGTTCAAGCATACGCCGCTGGACTCTTGGAAGGAAGTTTGACCTGGCAGTTGATTCACCACCAGTGGCACAACACGGTCAGGGCAGCTTGTGCTCCAAGAGCGgcgctttgtaaaaaaatgcgcAAATATTTGCGTGAGAACACCGAGAAGGCTCTCGAAAATGCCCAACTTTTACAAAAAGAAGATCCGTATTGGCACATG gtAAATTTGTTTTACCACCAACTGAAAGGTTTGGAGGCCGGCTGGAGATTTGCGGTCCGTCGCAGTCGACAATCAGTAGACATAGAATCGGATGATTTTCTCTGGTTGGCTATGGCTTCCGATTTGCCTGACCTTGAAAGAGCTAATAACGGATCGAAAAATCTAGCAGGGTCTCATGGTATGATTTTCCTCAAAGCATTGCATCGTGAACATTTTGAGCCTCTTATCGCAATGGCGCACAACACCGGGGCACC ttacaaCAGAATGCTGAGACTACTCAAAAGGTACAATTTTGGTTATCACGTTTCACCAAAGAAAAATGCCAACTTGGTTCCGGGTCGTACAATCGTCATGTCATCATATCCTGGAGTTTTATCATCACAAGACGAGAGTTACGAAATAAGTGAAAACAACAGAGAGATGATAGTAGCAGGAACGCCTTTAACAATCAACAATCGCAGCTTATGGAATCGTCTCAGTTCAAAAGAACAT GTTATGTCGCCAGCAACCATCATGGCAGCAAATCGACTCTCCACTAATGGCGGTGACTGGTCTAACATCATGGCTCATAAGAATAGTGGGACTGCTAATCGTCAGTGGGTGACTTTGGAGCCTCGAACCAATAGCGTGAGGTTATTTGAACAAATCCCAGGAGTTACGGAGTCGGTTGACTATTCTAAACAGTTCTTGGAAAAGGGATTCCTGGTTTGCACAGGCGTGCCAATTTTGCAGGGTATAAAGGACTCAGCTAATTTTGAACTCGAGGATGCCATCACGAGGAGTGTTCAG GCGGAAAAGCTTCAGGAAAACATCAAAACAGTCGAAGGCGTGAGGAGGTTAATGCGGGGATGCAGGCACAAGGATGAGTCCACCACGCATgaaaaggaaaattcaaatttgcattcaaatttaGACCAGCAACAGACCTTCGCCTATAGGGGTGACCTTGAAAAGTCGCCTCGACCTGTCGGGGTCATTGATACGAAAATCTTCTTATCTGACTTTGAAGGATTTGAGACGATCGAGGCAACATCTGGACCCGCTTGTTCAAAAACAGCCGGGTCCTTTGATTGGTCGAATTCATTCCCAAATATATCACACATTGGACAACCTGCTATCTTCAAATTTGACAGCGTTACCCCTGTGTGGGTTTGGGTTTAA